The following proteins are encoded in a genomic region of Nakaseomyces glabratus chromosome J, complete sequence:
- the NRD1 gene encoding Nrd1 complex RNA-binding subunit (CAGL0J07810g~Ortholog(s) have mRNA binding, protein domain specific binding, transcription regulatory region RNA binding activity) — protein sequence MSGDSEHQEFVETLESFHDLKTGISGSRIKKLTTYALEHVASEEQLISLIINYSRTCESSHKLGSLYIIDSIGRAYLDEARSGTVDTPAPAGTAAHAVATLGEVIQELLSDALEKSNQDHKEKIKLLMDIWDRSALFQKECINSVRNKFFPTPTSSANKSIDDDMVQLPNDPSERADKILETLKPIDIVPAVSLPSGLFSDVEHDQKRALVQLLVSIQKQYEEDPRLSKQDSAAQPVPQSRRDENRQSRHVITEYGSRREREREREKNNRRNRSRSPKRDTMNYGGDSAPSRYQNMPPVNNSNYNLGAPNMNFGVNNHHLYPDEVNVPANPHYRNKTVTFEPSIPPDHIKVYSRTLFLGGVPMNMKEWDIANVLRPYSEVQSVILNNARKHAFVKVYSRQEAENALLNFNKDGSLPLRTRWGVGFGPRDCCDYQHGFSIIPLHRLTDADKKWSVSAQWGGTGGQPLTSGIAFEEPDIVVGEGVSSKAISQKMPTDSGRNGPRSNKAKNMAPQYGPPQAAVISPSQGYAGMQQGYPQQQQQQQMGMYGQPMMQQPINAYASPAQQQPIMQAPPPPAPPSQQQQSSNYDPTAQLNSLMNILNQQQQ from the coding sequence ATGAGCGGTGATTCGGAACATCAAGAATTTGTAGAAACCTTAGAATCCTTTCATGACCTTAAAACAGGTATTTCAGGGTCTCGTATTAAAAAATTGACAACGTATGCCCTTGAGCATGTTGCCTCCGAGGAACAACTGATATCCCTCATAATAAATTACTCAAGAACTTGTGAAAGTTCTCATAAACTTGGGTCTCTGTATATCATCGACTCCATCGGTAGAGCGTATCTTGATGAGGCAAGATCCGGAACTGTAGATACACCAGCCCCAGCAGGCACCGCTGCACACGCAGTGGCGACTCTAGGCGAGGTTATCCAAGAGCTTTTATCAGATGCCTTAGAGAAAAGCAATCAGGACCACAAGGAGAAGATCAAACTCCTGATGGATATTTGGGACAGATCTGcactttttcaaaaagagTGTATCAACTCTGTAAGAAACAAGTTCTTCCCCACACCTACATCAAGCGCCAATAAAAGCATAGACGATGATATGGTACAACTTCCCAATGATCCTAGTGAGAGAGCTGATAAAATTCTAGAGACTCTAAAGCCCATTGATATTGTTCCCGCAGTGTCTCTCCCATCTGGTTTATTCTCAGATGTTGAGCATGACCAGAAGCGAGCCCTTGTGCAACTTTTGGTATCCATACAAAAACAGTATGAAGAAGACCCAAGATTGTCCAAGCAGGATAGTGCTGCACAGCCTGTTCCACAGTCTAGAAGAGACGAAAACAGGCAATCTCGCCATGTTATAACCGAATATGGTAGTAGACGTGAGCGCGAACGTGAACGTGAAAAGAATAACAGAAGAAATAGATCGAGGTCACCAAAACGTGATACAATGAACTATGGCGGTGACTCAGCCCCATCACGTTACCAAAATATGCCGCCTGTAAACAATAGTAACTACAACTTAGGTGCACCAAATATGAACTTTGGAGTAAATAATCATCACTTGTATCCTGATGAAGTAAATGTGCCGGCCAACCCTCACTATAGAAACAAGACTGTAACATTTGAGCCTTCTATTCCACCTGACCACATCAAGGTGTACAGTAGAACACTTTTCCTAGGTGGTGTTCCTATGAATATGAAGGAATGGGATATAGCAAATGTTTTGAGACCGTATTCCGAAGTACAAAGTGTAATCTTGAATAATGCGAGAAAGCATGCCTTTGTAAAAGTCTACTCTAGACAAGAAGCTGAGAATGCTCTGTTAAACTTTAACAAGGATGGCTCGTTACCGTTGAGAACTAGATGGGGTGTTGGTTTCGGCCCTAGAGATTGTTGTGATTATCAACATGGTTTCAGCATAATACCATTGCATCGTCTTACTGATGCTGATAAGAAATGGTCCGTCAGTGCCCAATGGGGTGGTACTGGTGGACAACCACTAACAAGTGGTATAGCTTTTGAAGAACCAGATATTGTTGTAGGTGAAGGTGTTTCCTCCAAAGCAATATCTCAAAAAATGCCTACTGACTCTGGTAGGAATGGCCCAAGATCTAATAAGGCGAAAAACATGGCACCTCAATATGGTCCTCCACAAGCAGCTGTTATATCACCCAGTCAAGGTTATGCTGGGATGCAGCAAGGCTACccacagcaacaacaacaacaacaaatgGGAATGTATGGCCAACCAATGATGCAACAGCCAATCAATGCTTACGCTTCTCCTGCCCAACAACAGCCTATAATGCAAGCTCCTCCTCCTCCAGCACCTCCTAgccaacaacaacaatcaTCTAACTATGATCCTACAGCACAACTGAACTCGCTGatgaatattttgaatCAGCAGCAACAGTAA
- the RAD50 gene encoding MRX complex DNA-binding subunit (CAGL0J07788g~Ortholog(s) have ATPase activity, G-quadruplex DNA binding, adenylate kinase activity, double-stranded telomeric DNA binding, single-stranded telomeric DNA binding activity), producing MSAIYKLSIQGIRSFDSNDRETIEFGKPLTLIVGMNGSGKTTIIECLKYATTGDLPPNSKGGVFVHDPKITGEKDVRAQVKLAFTSTNGLSMIVTRNIQLLAKKTTTTFKTLEGQLVAINKSGERTTLSTRSVDLDSHVPLYLGVPKAILEYVIFCHQEDSLWPLSEPSNLKKKFDEIFQAMKFTKAIDNLKAIKKEMAVNIKLLTQSVEHLRIDRDRSRATKMKVKQLNEKINDYQSQVDDVEQELESINGSLDSLFKSNQNFQSVLSRIETLNASISAASTQIERLSNSIEKLDMPKVDLENLLKNFSESIEQKELDVKRLESKIASDRQKLENCQKQSNRLMLQQGELTAKKLQNENTLKSFQDTIRQIKDEHKLDLNAEEPPQRNVDHILKKKADMESSVNEAISKLEETKMNLKEKSDSIRNSINLEEQKLSYYESDIKQLATKLDQKQKQISSIPADIEEQLKAKKAVWSKLSKELQEFEKENNITDINNQIKSNNEELSKSELLAQQIETDLQNYSKKSELSTKLSVLIENMDEKQNEINKITTALLNDTMIKEWGLDDVKQLSFEFKTHYIALQKNIATNLKAFNEISKSQTELEYELNTCKGKVNNLQHKKEKLILNINSVLPEDCSIEDYDDVLLETEVSYKTALENLKMHQTTLEFNRKALEVAINNDCCYLCSRSFENTEFRSKILKELKEKTDTKFEESLKTTLEDEKEYLNNLRLAEKDIYNLNSISSESKALQDRISQLSKELDNKKSEVAEANTTIEKLKEKRDHCDNYIKPKMDKIDYLQKEIYNHEEEKNSLNDVIRSSAENGDSVTMEQLQDNQKSTRELIWKIRSEIESLQEQRENISSKNNTLINQIRQANDDVAEIEKQFDMKVTIQEQIANDKKHIEELTNSKESIKLHINDLSKSVEMLNKENSEKISTLDKDAKRKKGEFQSFNELVLQVNQLHHQLMQYNTSDEQHLQECERSIKELEKEMNILKNGLEADNHVLNEQSQKLYDSTGEKRNLLQNIELIDLKEQLLSMNNELSSLNAQNAEAERDKYQQESARLRTQYERLSAQNAGKLGEIRQIQNQIDSLTQQLRSDYKDIDDKYQKEWVELQTRSFANDDIDTYSKALDSAIMKYHSLKMEDINRIIDELWKRTYTGTDIDTIKICSDEVGSTTKGKSYNYRVVMYKQDAELDMRGRCSAGQKVLASIIIRLALSETFGINCGVIALDEPTTNLDEENIESLAKSLHNIIEFRKHQKNFQLIVITHDEKFLNHMNAASFTDHFFRVKRDDRLKSLIEWVDINKVTE from the coding sequence ATGAGTGCTATCTATAAGCTTTCTATACAGGGTATACGGTCCTTCGATTCCAATGACCGGGAGACCATCGAGTTCGGGAAGCCCTTGACGCTGATCGTTGGTATGAACGGATCTGGTAAGACGACTATTATAGAGTGTCTCAAGTATGCGACAACGGGTGATCTGCCCCCAAATAGTAAAGGTGGTGTTTTTGTGCATGATCCCAAGATTACGGGTGAGAAAGATGTCAGAGCCCAGGTGAAACTGGCGTTTACCAGCACAAACGGGCTAAGCATGATTGTTACAAGGAATATTCAATTGCTGGCGAAGAAGACGACGACCACATTTAAGACTTTAGAAGGTCAATTGGTTGCCATAAATAAAAGTGGTGAAAGAACAACTTTAAGTACCAGATCTGTGGATTTAGATTCCCACGTACCTTTATACCTCGGCGTTCCAAAGGCAATTCTGGAATACGTAATATTTTGTCACCAAGAGGATAGTCTATGGCCACTGAGTGAACCTTCAAACctaaagaagaagttcGATGAAATTTTCCAAGCAATGAAATTTACAAAGGCAATCGACAACTTGAAAGCAATCAAAAAAGAGATGGCTGTTAATATTAAGCTGTTAACACAATCTGTTGAACACCTTAGAATTGACAGGGACAGGTCTAGGGCTACAAAAATGAAGGTAAAGCAGttgaatgaaaaaataaatgactATCAATCTCAAGTAGATGACGTTGAACAAGAACTGGAATCAATTAACGGTAGCCTTGACTCTTTATTTAAATCAAACCAAAATTTCCAAAGCGTTTTATCAAGAATTGAAACATTAAATGCTTCAATATCTGCTGCTTCAACTCAGATTGAAAGGCTCTCGAATTCAATAGAAAAATTGGATATGCCAAAGGTAGACCTAGAAAACCTGCTCAAGAACTTCTCTGAATCAATTGAACAAAAGGAACTGGATGTTAAAAGGCTAGAATCAAAAATTGCTTCAGACCGTCAAAAATTGGAGAACTGCCAGAAACAATCAAATAGACTTATGCTACAGCAGGGTGAACTGACTGCCAAAAAGCTACAGAATGAAAACACATTGAAATCTTTTCAAGATACTATAAGACAGATTAAAGATGAACATAAGCTAGATTTGAATGCAGAAGAACCACCACAGCGAAATGTAGatcatattttaaaaaagaaagctgaTATGGAATCTTCTGTAAATGAAGCCATATCCAAATtagaagaaacaaaaatgaacCTTAAAGAAAAGTCTGACAGTATAAGGAATTCTATTaatcttgaagaacaaaaacTGTCTTACTATGAAAGCGATATAAAGCAACTTGCCACCAAATTAGATCAAAAGCAAAAGCAAATAAGTTCAATACCGGCAGACATCgaagaacaattgaagGCCAAAAAGGCAGTATGGTCCAAATTAAGTAAGGAACTACAAGagtttgaaaaagaaaataacaTTACTGACATAAACAATCagataaaatcaaataatgaGGAGCTTTCAAAATCTGAACTGCTGGCGCAACAGATCGAAACAGACTTACAGAATTACTCTAAAAAGAGTGAATTATCAACAAAACTATCTGTTCTAATTGAAAATATGgatgaaaaacaaaatgaaataaacaaaataacTACTGCTTTACTAAATGATACCATGATCAAAGAATGGGGTCTTGACGATGTCAAGCAATTGTCCTTCGAATTTAAGACACACTATATTGCTCTTCAGAAAAATATTGCAACCAATTTAAAAGCATTTAATGAAATCAGTAAGAGCCAAACCGAATTGGAGTATGAACTGAATACTTGTAAAGGAAAAGTCAATAATCTTCaacataaaaaagaaaaattgattttaAACATTAATAGCGTTCTACCAGAAGACTGTTCAATCGAAGATTATGATGATGTTCTCCTGGAAACGGAGGTCTCCTATAAGACTGCATTGGAAAATTTAAAGATGCATCAAACAACACTAGAGTTTAATCGTAAAGCTCTCGAGGTTGCAATCAACAATGACTGTTGTTATTTGTGCTCGAGAAGCTTTGAGAACACTGAATTCAGAAGCAAAATACTTAAAGaactgaaagaaaaaactgaTACCAAGTTTGAGGAGTCACTGAAAACAACgcttgaagatgaaaaggaATACTTAAACAACCTGAGATTGGCTGAGAAAGACATTTATAATCTAAATTCAATTAGTTCTGAGTCGAAAGCACTGCAAGATAGAATTAGCCAACTATCAAAAGAATTAGATAATAAGAAATCTGAAGTCGCCGAAGCAAATACAACCATCGAGAAGCTAAAGGAAAAACGAGATCATTGTGATAATTATATTAAACCAAAAATGGACAAAATAGACTATCTacagaaagaaatttaCAACCacgaagaagagaagaactCGTTGAATGATGTGATTCGTAGTTCTGCCGAAAATGGGGACAGTGTGACAATGGAACAGTTACAAGATAACCAAAAATCCACACGAGAGCTTATATGGAAAATTAGAAGTGAAATCGAATCGTTGcaagaacaaagagaaaacatttcttcaaaaaacaACACATTGATAAATCAAATACGACAAGCAAACGATGATGTTgctgaaattgaaaagcaATTCGACATGAAGGTGACTATTCAAGAACAAATAGCAAACGATAAAAAACATATTGAAGAACTGACTAATAGTAAGGAGAGCATTAAATTACATATCAATGATCTATCCAAAAGTGTTGAAATGTTAAACAAAGAGAATTCAGAAAAGATATCTACTCTTGATAAAGAtgcaaagagaaaaaaggGGGAGTTCCAATCCTTTAACGAACTGGTCTTACAGGTTAATCAGCTACATCATCAATTAATGCAATATAACACTTCTGATGAACAGCATTTGCAAGAATGTGAGAGATCAATAAAAGAATTGGAGAAGGAAATGAATATTCTGAAAAATGGCCTAGAGGCTGACAATCATGTATTAAATGAACAATCTCAGAAGTTATATGACTCTACAGGAGAAAAGCGAAACTTGCTGCAGAATATTGAATTAATTGATCTCAAAGAACAATTACTATCAATGAATAATGAATTGAGCAGCTTGAACGCTCAAAACGCAGAAGCAGAAAGAGACAAGTATCAACAAGAATCTGCCCGCTTAAGGACCCAATATGAGAGATTAAGTGCTCAGAATGCTGGTAAATTAGGTGAAATAAGGCAAATACAAAACCAGATTGACTCTCTTACACAGCAATTGAGAAGTGATtataaagatattgatgataaatatcaaaaagaatGGGTAGAACTCCAAACGAGATCGTTTGCCAATGATGATATCGATACCTATTCCAAAGCATTGGATAGTGCTATTATGAAATACCATAGTTTGAAAATGGAGGATATAAATAGAATTATAGACGAGCTATGGAAGCGAACCTATACTGGGACGGATATAGatacaataaaaatttgCTCAGATGAAGTTGGCTCGACGACAAAAGGGAAATCCTATAATTATAGAGTCGTTATGTATAAACAAGATGCCGAATTGGATATGAGAGGAAGGTGTTCTGCAGGTCAAAAAGTTTTAGCGTCTATTATTATCCGGTTGGCTTTATCAGAGACTTTTGGTATCAATTGTGGAGTCATAGCTCTAGATGAACCCACAACAAATCTTGACgaggaaaatattgaaagttTAGCAAAATCATTACACAATATCATCGAATTTAGAAAGCATCAAAAGAACTTCCAGTTGATTGTCATTACCCATGATGAAAAGTTTTTGAACCATATGAATGCTGCTAGCTTTACTGACCATTTTTTCAGGGTAAAAAGAGACGACAGACTGAAGTCATTAATAGAGTGGGTTGATATCAATAAAGTAACTGAATAG